DNA sequence from the Pomacea canaliculata isolate SZHN2017 linkage group LG7, ASM307304v1, whole genome shotgun sequence genome:
TCTAGGAAAAGCTGGAAGAAAGTAACGAAATATTGTTTTTAGAGATTTGTAGcgctcacacacaaaatacaaaggGAATCACCTAAAACGGTATTTTGTGACAGGTTTGCATTTAACAGGACATCGGGACCAATACTATAGCGTGGGGCGTGTGGAAGTTGATTTTGGAAGTGGACAACGAAGTACACTCTGTGTCCCGGACAATAAGACCGCCAGCGTCATCTGCAAAACTCTTCGGCTTCCGTCGTAAGtggatttctgcttttttcatcGCATAAAATTTCTAGTAACAAGGAATGGCGATAAAAGAGAGTAAAAAGATTACATGAGACTTAAAggtattgctttaaaaaatacctttaattttaacaattttggaTGATATGTACAGAGCGTTGATTTCATAATCATAGGGACAAATGCAATACGTAAACGCATACAAAACCTCAGACACTTGCTTTctaacatacacataaacagaCATACACTACGCACATAGGCACAGATaaggtcacacacacaattattataTATCCCATGGATAAAGAGCGAACATTTTTAGAATAAACTCATATATTAACTTGTACACCCAGCTGTGTGAATGCTATTGTCCACATACTACTGCAATAATTAAGACTGTCTGGAGTCAATCAAGTGCTGTTTCAGTTacctacaattttatttaaaaatgtatagatAAGGAAATAATTTTCCTTAATTCGTACTGTCTTTTGATCAGAACTTCAGCAAGTCTTGTACACCGATCATGGCTTGGGATGAGAAAGAGCCCTATATTTGATTCCTCATTTGTCTGTGAAGGCAATGAGAGCAGCATTTTTGATTGTGTCATGATTGTCGCTAAACCTGAATGTTACAACAATGATGTCGGCATTCTTTGTACATCTCGTAAgatgcttttatatttattttattcagatgcatattttttaaaaagctaatgAAATTATGGCTTAACATGTCAATAATATTGTGTTTTGTCATGAACTAGAGAATCTTATATCAATATGAATAGGTTGTATGATGTAATAATACAGACCAATGCACATGTACATAGTTTTAAAATGATTGTCACGTAAATACCATTTCTTCGTTAGTCATCGGTTAGTCTTGTGCACGGTgcatattttctataaaatgcGTTGAAATaagccagtgatgcccaaccattttcggcctgcgggccatatccatttcggacagccgtgtcgcgggccacttcaccgcaaaaatacaaaaaaagcaaaaaaaataaagcagataccattttttattagaaacaagtggTACTTaacattaattatgtactaattagtgggatatttgaagttgtttttcctgaaaccaacttctgaatgtcgggcctcatcgtagagacaccaagtctgagcactgaatcgaaatgttcgtctatcgaaaaacagattgagagacgttcctacgtggggataaatacttcttccctttttttcggttttttttattactaacatgccgatttcctgcactgtgggcagaagtttcgcgggccggatggcaccgcgtcgcgggccgtaggttgggcatccctggtatAAGCCATAAAACACGAGTTTTTATTTAGCTAAATTTGCCGACAAACACTTATTTCTATGTTAATGCAGAGTTTCTTGTATATCTGTTTTAAATGATGCAGCAGATAAAAATAGGACAGTTTGGTTTATCCCTTCTTTGCATAGTCTTCTCCTTCTTTTAATCACTACTTGCCATACAGGCTCTTCTCGGGATGTTTTCATCATCGCTCTAGAAGGATATCCGTTTGTTGAGGGAACAAAAAACGTTCTAAAGTGTGTAACACTATCGAGCTTTCAAGACAACATCCAGTGGACGGCGACAGCAGGTGGTCGTCATGTTGGTgatcttcttttctttgacaaTATAACCAGAGAGCACAATGGACGTCTAGCGATATGTGAAGTTTCACATTCATATTTTATTGACACACATAAGTCATCCAGTGCTACTGTTCTTTACTTCGAGCTtaaggtttactgtgagtattctCTGTCATTTTGTTAACCTTTCAGATAATTAGTCTTCGGTTGTAGATGGATTGCTAGTCTTGATTTATCATCTGGGCTGAAAGGTTACTTTATATTTAAGTATATAATTCTTTAGCTCTCAGCTAGATTAAAAATATCTAAGGAAATAGTAGTAATACTTCAGtggaaaaaatcattttgatacAACATATTATGTTAGGTGACTGATCACATTTCATGTTTTGCCGGTTACCAGTGACaaatgttactttaaaaaaactctataagataaatttagaaaaaataaataaaagatgcaaaacGAATGAAAGGacatcaatattaaaaaaaaaacacaaaaaaatgtaaaacgcAGATAAAGAAGGTTCGGAGATAAAAATCAGGTGAAAATATAGAAATAGCATgatcaaaagcaaaaagaaaaccattGAGAACACCAAGACTGTTAAGACATTTCTTATTTCGTTAGATGTGGGAATAAATTGTTCCACAatgctgctgctggtagaaATTTACctcatttttcttaaatgtttttttcctgatttttcaGTTCAACCGTTTATATTTTAATAGCGCAGACTGATGCTGCTGGGAAACGACTGGAGGTTTACTCGCACTACTCTGAAATATTTCACGGTCAGAATGTTACCTTTTGGTGTGAAGCAAATAGCAACCCTCCCCCCgcgtccatcacgtggtcaggaagaGTGAACAGCACGACTGGGGAGTTACGGATCCTAgcggcagaccacgtgacacacagcggTGTGTACACCTGCACCGTCGTCACTCGCaccgttgatgatgacgacagacTTCCGCTGACCTCATCTTACCAGCTCACTCTCCGATTTCCAGGTtgaattattttcctttattgttAAACATTATGCAAGactttaaagaattattttttctttgttttataaaagatttaaacaatGTATATATCATGCTACTCTTTACGTCCAGTTCCATGAAGTTATGAATAATAACACACACTTGATGACACCACAAAACATAATCTCACCTGACAAGCGTCTTCCAATCCTAAGCAGACCAGATTTCGTTTTTCTACAAAGCTGCTCGTTCGTGCGATAACCgacattattaaaaatattttgattgctgCTTCTGTTTCTGCTAGTTAATATTGTGCGAGCACGGCATGAGATTTGACCACATACAGGTAAGCTATTATAATAACatttgtaccaaaaaaaaaaaaaaacttaggtGAGCGACTTTACCACATTCCTCTATTTTGATTAATAATACCAAATGAAGTAATTAGTTATTAATAGAACTCTGTGTTTGTTCATAATATCGTTTACCGGGGTTGTATAATTAAAGACTTGCTGAATCTTCACGGTTGTTTGGGCCTCGTAAAAAGGTCAGTTTATTTTATCAggacaagaaagattttttttttcagataaagcCTCTACAGGCTATGGATAGACAAGCGCACGGgcctggaaaaataaaaaaaggatctCACGTTAAAGCAATAAGggtaaaacatacaaacatttcagCAAAATATGTATCTGTTTAGTGCAAAGATTTTGTGTTCTGTTACATAATTTTGATGTCAACATAGAATAAATATTAAGATAGAaatagaacaaagaaaaaaggattaTAGCAACAGGCTGCtttgaaaacactgaaaaatggCTACCAAATAGCCACAACTGCTATCCAAATTTTAATGCCATCAGCTTTTTAAGAATAATACATACTCATATTGTGAAAcccattttttatatatatatttttataattgcaGGTGTCGCATGATGGCAAATGGACTCACcattttgttttggcttttcgTACTTCTCTGGCCTGTAGTCGGGTGTGCGAGCGAATGATGGTAATGAAGTGACATTTGACCTCGTGCTTGTTTAGCCCAATCTGTCTCACGAGCCCCAAAGGGGATATTTGCCCGAATTTCCAAGCGTGAGAGCGAGTAaatgttagtgtgtttgtgtgttttagtgATTATTTATGTGTGCCAGAGTTAGAGCACCTCTGTTAGCTTAGTAAATTGTGATGTCTCGGTCGCAGTTCATGTGGCGCGCAACcgcatttttatttgaaatgacaCGTTTCGTTCAAAagcttcttgtatttttttccttgaggGAGAGCTAGTTTTTTAGAAACTTTAGCTTAAAGCGGGACTTGGAGGAGGAGTTTTGTGAGCGCCGTCTGGTGATGAAGGATTGTGTGTACGGCTTTCTCTGCAGGCTTGCCATAtccttcttctatttctttgtcTCCGTCTCTACCTTCTGTTATTTTTACCTCTCTATCCACATCTTCATCTGTCCGTCCGTCCACCTTTCGCCCTCATCACCCAGTCAGCGAGTGGACACGTGACCCTGCTGTGCCCCGGATGCGGATGCGGCGAAGCCTTCTTTCAAAAATGCAAGCGTGGGAACCTGTGAGCTGGCGCCCACGTGACCAATAGGATGCTCAGAGGTTTCGTACCTGCCGAGAGCTCCGAGGGGTGTACCTGACGGACAAGAGAAAGTGATGTCAGCGCTGGAGCGCCTCACAGGGCCAGAGGTCTACCTGTAGTGGGGCTGCGAAAGAATTTGGTAGACTTCCCAGAGCTACCCCGAAGTGCGTGCTGGTGTTGTGCCCCTTAATCTCACCTCTcccactttgtttttgttttgacttgtttttgttttgttttgtttttttcctctttttctcccACCTGTGCTcaaagcagtttttttcttctatcttttaagtgtggatgtgcatgtgtgtatgatatgttattagcattattttgtgtgtataataaatttgtttgttttttttttttgtactgttcATTTTGTACTTG
Encoded proteins:
- the LOC112569491 gene encoding uncharacterized protein LOC112569491, whose product is MDVGIICDFSKASLHLTGHRDQYYSVGRVEVDFGSGQRSTLCVPDNKTASVICKTLRLPSTSASLVHRSWLGMRKSPIFDSSFVCEGNESSIFDCVMIVAKPECYNNDVGILCTSRSSRDVFIIALEGYPFVEGTKNVLKCVTLSSFQDNIQWTATAGGRHVGDLLFFDNITREHNGRLAICEVSHSYFIDTHKSSSATVLYFELKVYFQPFIF